In Mucinivorans hirudinis, the DNA window AATACCTATTTTCGGGATTTATCGCGTGTCGCCCACACTTCGTGGAGGCAGGATACCGACCCTTACGGCAAACCTGCAATTATTTTCCAACACAGCGGCGGAACACAGGGCATCGCTGCCGATATGGGCAAAATGTTGGCAGAGGATTTTTCAAAGCGGTTGGATATAGGGCTTTACAATCAGTTTGCTCCGCAGATAGGGAAACCGAAAGTTATTGAAACGGCTGCCGAAGAAGTTAAACCTATTCCACAACCCGAACCCCCAAAGGTTCAATCCACACCCCAAACCTCACTTTTTAACCTGTTTGGAGAAATTGTCGAGCAACGACAACCGAAAAAGCGAGCCTCAAAATCTTCTCCGCAACCCTCACTATTCGATAGTGCAACCGCCAGCAAAACGGAGCAACCAAAACCAAAAGAAAGCCCCATAGGTCTGACCGATACGGGCGAATTGTGGTGGCAACTTGACCGTGAGAAAGGTATGCAACCAAGAACCTACAACGGTTTGCGAGGGGAGTATATCAAAGAGGGGTCGCTTGTGGCATCCGATTTACAGGTGGGTGTTTTTGCCCGTGATATGGACGACACAATGGTTTTTCAACCGTTGGATTTGCCGACAGAGGCACGCCACAAAGCACTGCTATACATTGATATTCGCAACACCTACCACGAGTTATACAACTCCGAATTGGAACGGCGAGTGGAAGATGAGCCTAAACGCAACAGGCTCAATGAGTATTACGACCGTTTTGTCAAACATTACGGTTATCTGAACGATAAGAAAAACAACGACCTGATTCAGATGGATGCAGGCGGACGCGAGATTCTCTACCTTGAACGCCGTGTTGAGAAACAGACCGTCAAGGCGGATATTTTTTCGCAACCCGTCTCGTTCAGCCTCAATGAAGTTACGCAGGTAGATACCACTCGCGAGGCTCTTTCGGCTTCGCTCAACAAATTCGGCGAAGTCAATTTGGACTATATGGTCTCGCTGCTTGCGGATAAGGATGATGCAGAGTTACTCCACGATTTACAGGGTGCTATATATTATAATCCGCTTGAGCAAAAATATGAGATTGCCGAAAAGTTTATTGCAGGCGATGTTGTCGACAAAGCCGAGCAGATAGACCACTATCTGCTCAGTAACCCCGAAGATAAGCGGGCACAGGAGTCCCTGTTTGCTCTGCGAGATGCAACACCGCTACCGATACCCTTTGCCGATTTGGATTTCAACTTCGGTGAGCGGTGGATACCCACAAAGGTATATTCCGATTTTGCTTCGCACCTGTTTGCAACAGAGGTAAACATCCATTACAATTCGAGTGCGGATGAATTTTCGGTAAAGGCAAACTATGCCAATGCCAATATATGGAGTAAGTATGCCGTAAGGGGACAGCACCGTACTTATGACGGCGTTACACTGATGAAGCACGCCCTGCTAAACACCACGCCGGACATTACCAAAACCATCAATGTAGGCGAAAAAACTCTCAAAGTTCGCGATACGGAAGCTATCCAGTCGGCAAACACTAAGATTGATGATATTCGCGGCGGTTTCACCGATTGGCTCAGCGAACAGTCGGACGAGTTCAAGAAAAACCTTGCCGACCGCTACAACCGTATGTTCAACTGCTTTGTAAAACCCAACTACGATGGTTCGGGGCAAACTTTTCCGGATCTGGATAGAAAGGGGGTCGGCATAACCGACCTCTACGGCAGTCAAAAAGATGCCGTTTGGATGATAAAGATGAATGGCGGTGCGATTTGCGACCACGAGGTCGGAGCGGGTAAAACACTGATTATGTGTGCTGGAGCTTATGAATTAAAGCGTTTGGGACTTGCCAATAAACCGATGATTATTGCCCTGAAAGCCAACGTTCACGAGATTGCCAAGACCTTTCAAAGTGCTTATCCCAATGCCAAACTTCTCTATCCCGGTAAAGAGGATTTTGTCCCCGCCAAACGGGAACGCATCTTTAATGACATTAAAAACAATAATTGGGACTGCATTATCTTAACGCACGACCAATTTGGAATGATACCCCAATCGCCCGAAATTCAACACAAGATTTTGCAGTCGGAGTTGGATAGTGTCGAAGAGAATCTCGATGTACTCCGCCAACAGGGTCGAAACATCTCTCGCGGTATGGAGAAAGGCTTGTTGAAGCGGCAGGAGAATTTGAAAGTGAAGTTACTGGAGATTACCCATAAAATAGAGGAGAGGCGAGACGATGTTGCCGATTTCAAAACAATGGGTATAGACCACCTTTTTGTCGATGAGTCCCATCGCTTCAAAAATCTGATGTTCAACACTCGCCACGACCGTGTTGCGGGATTGGGTAATTCGGAGGGCAGTCAGCGAGCTTTGAATATGCTCTTTGCCATTCGCACCATACAGGAGCGGACAGGACGAGATTTAGGGGCAACATTCCTTTCTGGAACAACTATTTCCAACTCTCTCACTGAACTCTATCTGCTATTCAAATACCTGCGTCCGCAGGCAATGGAGCGGCAGAAAATCAACTCGTTTGATGCGTGGGCAGCCATCTATGCCAAAAAGACAACGGACTACGAATTTTCTGTTACCAACCAGATTGTTCCCAAGGAGCGTTTTCGATACTTTATCAAAGTGCCGGAGTTGGCAGCGTTCTATTCGGAGATTACCGACTATCGCACCGCCAAAGATATTGGCATCGACCGTCCCGATAAGAACGAGATTATGCACAACATTCCGCCAACTCCCCAGCAAAAGGAGTTTATCGAAAAGTTGATGCAGTTTGCCGTTTCGGGCGATGCCACGCTGCTCGGTCGTGCTCCGCTCAGCCAGAGCGAGGAGAAAGCTAAAATGCTTATTGCCACCGACTATGCCCGAAAAATGTCGCTCGATATGCGTATGATTGACCGCAATTATGAAGACCATATCGACAATAAGGCATCACACTGTGCGGCGAAAATTGCGGAATACTACAACAAATACAACGAAAATAAAGGTACTCAATTCGTTTTTTCCGACCTCGGAACATATAAACCGGGCGAGTGGAATCCTTACTCCGAAATCAAACGCAAATTGGTGGAAGACCACGGAATCCCGGCTAATGAAATCCGTTTTATTCAAGAGGCAAAGAGCGATGTTGCCAGAAAAAAGCTCTTTGACGGAATGAACAGCGGAGCTATCCGCGTGCTCTTCGGCTCTACTGAGATGCTCGGAACCGGTGTAAATGCTCAGCAACGTGCCGTTGCCGTCCACCACCTCGACACCCCTTGGCGACCCTCCGACCTTGCCCAACGAGACGGACGAGCCGTGCGAAAGGGTAATGAAATAGCCAAACTATATGCTGATAATAAAGTCGATGTGATTATCTATGCGGTTGAAAAGTCTCTTGATAGTTATAAATTCAACCTGCTGCATAACAAGCAGATGTTTATTGAGCAGTTGAAGTGTAATAAATTGGGTAGCCGCACCATTGACGAGGGTTCTATGGACGAAAAGTCAGGTATGAATTTTTCGGAGTATGTGGCGATTCTTTCGGGCAATACCGACCTGTTGGACAAGGCAAAACTCGAAAAAAAGATTGCCTCATTGGAGAGCGAGCGGCAGGCGTTCAACCGCAACCGAGGGGAGAGTAAAAGCAAATTGGAGCAGATTACCTGCACCATTGACGGCAACCGAGAAATCATCTCACGCATTGGCGAGGATTTTACCTCTTTCAATGAACGTGTGAAACTTGATGCTGACGGCAACAAACTCAACCCCATACAGCTCAATGGCATTGAGGGCAGCGACCCAAAAGCCATCGGAGCAAAACTTGCCGAAATCAACGAGAAAGCCCGCACCAATGGGCAAGATATGGTTATCGGCTCGCTGTACGGCTTTAATCTCTTTGTTCGCACCGAATCTTCCGATAAAGACCTATTTGACCTTACTCACAACAAGTTCTTTGCCGAGGGTGCAGGGCGTATCAGGTACACCTACAACAACGGCAATATCGCTGCCGACCCCAAATTGGCATCTCTCAACTTCCTCAACGCCCTCGAAAAGATGCCCTCGTTAATCGAAAAATACGAAAAGGATAATGAGAAGTTAGTAAAAGATATTCCAGTATTGGAGCAGGTTGTGGGCGGCGTATGGAAAAAAGAGGAGGAGTTGAAGGGGCTGAAAGCCGAGCTATCCGCATTGGAGCGTAAAATTCAACTCTCACTAAAACCCATTGAGCAGGGTGAGATACCTAAGCAGGGGCAGGAGCAGACCGAAGATGTTCACCACAGCAGTCAGATTGCAGCCGCCCCCTCCAAAGAGGATGTGCCTGTGCAAACAGAACCGCTGCGAGCTAATCCGCAGGAGAGTGTCGGACAAGCGTCCACACACTCCACTGCGGAGAACAAGCCGATTCACCTACCACCTGCTGAACCCGATACAATACCGAGCAGAGGAATAAAACTCTAAACCAAAATCGCCCGACTTTCTCACGATTGTCGGGCGGTTCTGTTGAGTGAGTTACTTCTTGCTTTTCTCTTTGCGTTCTCGTTTTCGTACAATGTTTTCGTCGAAGTGGCTCTTCAAAAAAGCCTCCATATCGCTACGCTTGTACCACGTCTTGTGATAGACCATATAGCTGGGCAGACCGTCTGCACGGTATCGCTGAAGGGTGCGTTTGCTGATGCGGAACATCTGGCACACCTCTTGGTTGTCTATCAACGCTTCACCATCAATCACGGGGCGTTCAAACGTGGGGAGTGCCCTGCGGTCAAACTCATCGAAGCGTTCCATTATACGCTCCATCCACATCTCGAATGTGGCTCTATCTAACTGTTCCAACGGCTCCATTTTTGCGATTTTCGATGATTAACCTGAAATTCTTGCGTAGCTCCCCAAAGGTTTTGGGGTTGCGGTAGAGGGTCTGCTCGCGGAGCGACTTTTCGATGTCTGCCAACGAATAGTAGCACTTGCCATAGATGATTTTGTAGCTCAACTTATCTCTCGACCTGAGCCGCTGCAATGTGCGGAGGCTGACACCGAGCAACTCCGCCAATTCGTCGTTGGTTATCACCTTTTCACTCTCGACACTTTGCCGAGCCTCGCGGACTACATACCGCAGGATTTTGTCTAATTTTTTGTTTAGTTCGGCATACGCCCGACTATCCATCGTTACTACTTCCATAACTGCTTTTTTTATTGGTTACGGGGCGAAGTTGCAACGATAAAAACTATCTATTATATTGGTTATCAATAACTTATATCTTTTTTATGCTCAAATAGTTGTGTGTTTGTTCCGTACTCTTCCGATGGAGCATTTTTGTCGATTTTCAGCCTCGTTTTTGCCTCTTTGTCATAGCCACAAATACGCAAATCGAAGCCACATATACGCAGTTATCTGAAACATTATGCGGGGTGATTTTCACAGGTTACATTTGCAGAAAGCAAACCGATAAATCATATAAAAATGGAAGTTGTAACAATCGAAAAGAGGTGCTACGAGTCAATGATGAGTCGTTTTCGTCGCCTGACCGATACGGTCGATGCACTATGTCGCGAGAGCGATGATAAACGATTAGGGCGATGGCTCGACAATCAGGATGTCTGCCAAATCCTGCAAATCAGTCTTAGGACTCTTCAAACCTATCGAGATAACCGCACCTTGCCCTATTCACAGATTGGGCATAAAATCTATTACAGAGCTGATGATGTGGCGGAGGTATTGAAAAACTTATCGCCATAACCCTATCTCAATACAAACCACAAAATTCTTAGGAGCGAACGCAAACGAGCTTGCTCGATTTGCTGAGCGACGACAGAATTTATGCAAAAAATCCACAATAAACGATGAATGATGATGTAATAAACAAAAACGATGACGGCTTCAAACTCTTTATGGGAACGGTAGAGCGATTGATAAAGAGCGTTGATGCCCTCAGAAAGCGTAACCGCCCACTGCTGGGCGGGCATCGCTATCTGGTAGTGTTTCAAATTAGCTGAATTGGTATATTTATGGTGTTCTTTGGTAGAGGTTGTTTTCGATGTATATTCCTATCAGTTTGTCGTGCACTTGCTCGCTTTTTGAGAAACAAATTGTCTTTCGGCAAAGCCTTTTCAGGTGCGTTCTAAATGTTAAATTCAATCGCTCAATTTTCCAAGTGTAAGCCTTACTGATAACGTGTTTGCCCGCAGGTAACAGACTTGAATAAGACTCCCAATCATCAGTAAAATACCTATTTATTGGGAAACATTTCATTTTATCAAGCAACTTTTTACAGGTTTCGTTATCACGCTTGCCGTTCTGCCAAGCTACTACTAATCCGCTGCTGCGGTCGATGGCGTACCAAGTCCAACGACGATTTTTCTTGTTGCCTACAAAACTCCAAAATTCGTCCATTTCAACATTATAAGCTATTTCAACATCAAGCTCCCTGAGTAAGCCTGCCTCAACCTTGTCTAATAAATAGGGGTTAATTTCGCTTGGAGTTTTTTTTAACCTCACCTATTACCGTGTGAGGACTTATCCCTAAAACTCTTGCTGTATCACGTATTCCACTCCCATTGGTGATCATTGTGATTATCGTCCTTTTTACGTCTGGCAGGCGCCCTTTGTTCTTAAAAGATAGCTGAAAAAACTTCCCGCAAGTCTTACATTTCCACCTTTGAGTGCCATTGGGGCTATGTCCATTCTTCTGTAAATCTTCGCTACCGCAAAATGGGCAGCTAACTACTTTTACGTGTCTCATTTTCTCCGAGTTTTATACCTCAAAGATAAACATAATTCAGCTAATTCGCAACACTACCCGCTATCTAACTGACGAGGAGCTGTCGGAGCGGCTCAAAATCAACCGCCGAACCTTGCAGGATTATCGCAATCTCGGCAGGATACCCTACATTAAATTGGGCGGCAAAGTCCTCTATCGTGAAGAGGATATTGAAGAGTTGCTTCGGAGCAACTATCACCCTCGACCGCCGGAATGATAAACAGATAGAGCCGATTTTCATATCGAAAATCGGCTCTCGCTATTTATCGGTTACTTGTTGTCAGTTCAAAAATCTCTCCGCCGAACAATGTACCACAATATGTGGTGTAACGCTCTTTGCTGCCATTTTTCGCAGTGCCCAATGGCGAAACGCTCTTGCTTGCGGAGTATCTATACGGAACGCCAAAGCGGTTATCATCTCCAGATTATAGAGTTCGACCGAACCACCGTCAAATTTGTGTGTACGCATTACTTCCGTCTCTCTCAACGCTCCGCTTTTGAGTATCGAACGTGTGTTCGCGGTTATTTTGCTCACGAACACATTGAACAGTTCGGCAATCTGCCACTGGCTCAACCATACTGTATTGCCCCCAAACACCACCTCTACCGTGCCGTTTTCTATCGTTATTTTTCCTCTTTCCATAG includes these proteins:
- a CDS encoding putative DNA methylase, with translation MASYNKKAHLRANIEAIKVAFALDKEKRSATAEELEVLSGYTGFGGLKCILSPANSLADAAKWIKSELELFPMVMELHSVIRQNSADEAEYKRYFGSLKNSILTAFYTPSAVVGAIAQSLQTAGIAPNRILDPSAGMGEFASAFNNIAAEDKTIFSFEKDILTGQMLRATHPETKVRINGFEEIDKRFNGYFDVVSSNIPFGDVAVFDPAFMQSGDPVKKMATRSLHNYFFVKSVDTLREGGVLAFITSQGVMNSPSNEPVREWLMKNCDLISAIRLPNNLFSENAGTDVGSDLIVLQKNTAKTELSPDEERFIHTRIRPSGVVFNTYFRDLSRVAHTSWRQDTDPYGKPAIIFQHSGGTQGIAADMGKMLAEDFSKRLDIGLYNQFAPQIGKPKVIETAAEEVKPIPQPEPPKVQSTPQTSLFNLFGEIVEQRQPKKRASKSSPQPSLFDSATASKTEQPKPKESPIGLTDTGELWWQLDREKGMQPRTYNGLRGEYIKEGSLVASDLQVGVFARDMDDTMVFQPLDLPTEARHKALLYIDIRNTYHELYNSELERRVEDEPKRNRLNEYYDRFVKHYGYLNDKKNNDLIQMDAGGREILYLERRVEKQTVKADIFSQPVSFSLNEVTQVDTTREALSASLNKFGEVNLDYMVSLLADKDDAELLHDLQGAIYYNPLEQKYEIAEKFIAGDVVDKAEQIDHYLLSNPEDKRAQESLFALRDATPLPIPFADLDFNFGERWIPTKVYSDFASHLFATEVNIHYNSSADEFSVKANYANANIWSKYAVRGQHRTYDGVTLMKHALLNTTPDITKTINVGEKTLKVRDTEAIQSANTKIDDIRGGFTDWLSEQSDEFKKNLADRYNRMFNCFVKPNYDGSGQTFPDLDRKGVGITDLYGSQKDAVWMIKMNGGAICDHEVGAGKTLIMCAGAYELKRLGLANKPMIIALKANVHEIAKTFQSAYPNAKLLYPGKEDFVPAKRERIFNDIKNNNWDCIILTHDQFGMIPQSPEIQHKILQSELDSVEENLDVLRQQGRNISRGMEKGLLKRQENLKVKLLEITHKIEERRDDVADFKTMGIDHLFVDESHRFKNLMFNTRHDRVAGLGNSEGSQRALNMLFAIRTIQERTGRDLGATFLSGTTISNSLTELYLLFKYLRPQAMERQKINSFDAWAAIYAKKTTDYEFSVTNQIVPKERFRYFIKVPELAAFYSEITDYRTAKDIGIDRPDKNEIMHNIPPTPQQKEFIEKLMQFAVSGDATLLGRAPLSQSEEKAKMLIATDYARKMSLDMRMIDRNYEDHIDNKASHCAAKIAEYYNKYNENKGTQFVFSDLGTYKPGEWNPYSEIKRKLVEDHGIPANEIRFIQEAKSDVARKKLFDGMNSGAIRVLFGSTEMLGTGVNAQQRAVAVHHLDTPWRPSDLAQRDGRAVRKGNEIAKLYADNKVDVIIYAVEKSLDSYKFNLLHNKQMFIEQLKCNKLGSRTIDEGSMDEKSGMNFSEYVAILSGNTDLLDKAKLEKKIASLESERQAFNRNRGESKSKLEQITCTIDGNREIISRIGEDFTSFNERVKLDADGNKLNPIQLNGIEGSDPKAIGAKLAEINEKARTNGQDMVIGSLYGFNLFVRTESSDKDLFDLTHNKFFAEGAGRIRYTYNNGNIAADPKLASLNFLNALEKMPSLIEKYEKDNEKLVKDIPVLEQVVGGVWKKEEELKGLKAELSALERKIQLSLKPIEQGEIPKQGQEQTEDVHHSSQIAAAPSKEDVPVQTEPLRANPQESVGQASTHSTAENKPIHLPPAEPDTIPSRGIKL